Proteins encoded together in one Penaeus vannamei isolate JL-2024 chromosome 41, ASM4276789v1, whole genome shotgun sequence window:
- the LOC113803183 gene encoding peroxiredoxin-4, with protein MDLRAVLATVLCLSAGVIATVPEEQCHTFAGGAVYPNTEGRASGHSLQWTKAMISKPAPEWEGTAVIDGEFRELKLTDFRGKYLVFFFYPLDFTFVCPTEILAFNDRVEEFRKMNAEVVACSIDSHFTHLAWTNTPRKDGGLGKLKIPLLSDITHKISRDYGVHLEDQGIALRGLFIIDDKGVLRQITMNDLPVGRSVDETLRLVQAFQFTDQHGEVCPAGWKPGDDTIIPNPEEKLKYFKKANQ; from the exons ATGGATCTGCGGGCGGTTTTGGCGACGGTGTTGTGCCTGAGTGCGGGCGTGATTGCTACAGTGCCGGAAGAGCAATGCCATACGTTCGCGGGCGGTGCAGTTTACCCAAATACAGAAGGCAGGGCTTCGGGACACAGTCTGCAGTGGACGAAAGCCAtga tCAGCAAACCGGCCCCGGAGTGGGAAGGCACTGCGGTCATCGATGGAGAGTTCCGTGAGCTCAAGCTGACGGACTTCAGGGGGAAATACctagtcttcttcttctaccccttAGATTT TACATTTGTCTGCCCAACGGAGATCCTGGCCTTTAATGACCGCGTTGAGGAGTTCCGCAAGATGAACGCGGAGGTCGTGGCCTGCTCCATAGACTCTCATTTTACCCATCTTGCCTGGACTAACACACCACGCAAG GATGGTGGTCTTGGCAAGCTGAAGATCCCACTGCTCTCCGACATCACTCATAAGATCTCACGGGACTATGGTGTGCACCTGGAGGACCAAGGCATCGCCCTCAG GGGCCTGTTCATCATTGACGACAAGGGAGTGCTGCGGCAGATCACCATGAATGACCTCCCTGTGGGTCGGTCTGTGGACGAGACCCTGCGGCTGGTGCAGGCCTTCCAGTTCACAGACCAGCACGGGGAAGTCTGCCCAGCTGGATGGAAGCCTGGGGATGACACG ATCATCCCCAACCCAGAAGAGAAACTCAAATATTTCAAGAAAGCCAACCAGTAG